From the genome of Candidatus Brocadiaceae bacterium, one region includes:
- the radA gene encoding DNA repair protein RadA gives MAKARTVYVCSECGGSFHRWSGRCPNCEQWDTLQEARPQAVPEARAAGSAGPSVPLASVPVHAHVRIPSGLAELDRVLGGGVLPGAAVLLGGDPGIGKSTLLLQALGRMADAGARCLYVSCEESLAQVRMRAERLGLGGSALAVSSETSLEAVLALLAAEGPQAVVVDSIQRVHAADLDSPPGSLRQVSACAVALTEVCKAAGCALFLVGHVTKQGLIAGPRALEHLVDTVLYFESERFHALRILRAAKNRFGTVNEIGVFQMGAQGLEEVANPSELLLAERDPTATGSVVTAAMEGTRALLVEMQALVGPGAYGTPERKVSGVDYRRFSMLMSVLERRAGLELGRCDAFVNVPGGVRVLEPAADLPLVLALASSFSGRAFPGDAMAVGEVGLGGEVRGVARAEERLREAAKLGFRQAVVPRGNAEDAARCMPQVHAVRNLSEALRLLKG, from the coding sequence ATGGCGAAGGCCCGCACCGTCTACGTCTGCAGCGAATGCGGCGGCAGCTTCCACCGCTGGAGCGGCCGCTGCCCGAACTGCGAGCAGTGGGACACCCTGCAGGAGGCCCGTCCGCAGGCGGTGCCCGAGGCCCGGGCGGCCGGGAGCGCCGGCCCGTCCGTGCCCCTCGCGAGCGTGCCCGTGCACGCGCACGTGCGCATCCCGTCCGGCCTGGCCGAACTGGACCGCGTCCTGGGCGGCGGCGTGCTGCCGGGCGCCGCGGTGCTCCTGGGGGGCGACCCGGGCATCGGCAAGTCCACGCTGCTCCTGCAGGCCCTCGGGCGCATGGCCGACGCCGGCGCGCGCTGCCTCTACGTGAGCTGCGAGGAGTCCCTGGCCCAGGTGCGCATGCGCGCCGAGCGGCTGGGCCTGGGCGGATCGGCGCTGGCGGTCTCGTCGGAGACGTCCCTGGAGGCCGTCCTGGCCCTCCTGGCGGCCGAGGGGCCGCAGGCGGTCGTCGTGGACTCCATCCAGCGCGTGCACGCGGCCGACCTGGACTCGCCCCCGGGCAGCCTGCGGCAGGTCAGCGCCTGCGCGGTCGCCCTGACCGAGGTGTGCAAGGCGGCCGGCTGCGCGCTGTTCCTGGTCGGGCACGTCACCAAGCAGGGGCTCATCGCCGGGCCGCGCGCGCTCGAGCACCTGGTGGACACGGTGCTCTACTTCGAAAGCGAGCGCTTCCACGCGTTGCGCATCCTGCGGGCGGCCAAGAACCGGTTCGGCACCGTCAACGAGATCGGCGTCTTCCAGATGGGCGCCCAGGGCCTGGAGGAGGTGGCCAACCCCAGCGAGCTTCTGCTGGCGGAGCGCGACCCGACGGCCACCGGATCGGTCGTGACCGCCGCCATGGAGGGCACCCGCGCGCTGCTGGTGGAGATGCAGGCGCTGGTCGGCCCCGGCGCCTACGGCACCCCCGAGCGGAAAGTGAGCGGGGTCGACTACCGCCGGTTCAGCATGCTGATGTCCGTGCTGGAGCGGCGGGCCGGGCTGGAGCTGGGCCGCTGCGACGCGTTCGTGAACGTGCCGGGCGGCGTGCGCGTGCTCGAGCCGGCCGCCGACCTGCCGCTGGTGCTCGCGCTGGCCTCGAGTTTCAGCGGCAGGGCGTTCCCGGGCGACGCCATGGCCGTGGGCGAGGTCGGCCTGGGGGGCGAGGTGCGCGGCGTGGCCCGCGCGGAGGAGCGGCTGCGCGAGGCGGCCAAGCTCGGGTTCCGACAGGCCGTTGTGCCGCGCGGCAACGCCGAAGACGCCGCCCGCTGCATGCCGCAGGTGCACGCCGTGCGCAACCTGTCCGAAGCCCTCCGGCTGCTCAAAGGGTGA
- the alaS gene encoding alanine--tRNA ligase — MQPSSLAGFLIAMKTDDIRKRFLEYFRARDHRIVPPDSLVPAHDPSLLFTGAGMNQFKDEFYGRGDRSLKRAATCQKCLRTGDIENVGRTASHHTFFEMLGNFSFGDYFKREAIEWGWRFMVDEMGLPAESLVVTVYEGDDEAEQVWRDVIGIPPERIFRFGEGDNFWPENARSQGPDGPCGPCSEMHFDSGGGCGKPSCDPSCGCGRFIELYNLVFQQYDRQPDGTLEPLPMRNIDTGLGLERIARVLQGVPTNFDIDIFQPIMRQVAEVCRRPADPGPGAVAGMRRIAQMRRIAQMRRIADHARAVVFCIADGVLPSNEERGYVVRRLLRRAVRDGVQLGVDGPFLTQLVQPVVEAFRDPYPELAESRGHIENVIAEEEKAFQKTVVRGSRLLAQHVSELRRRNVTALPGRDVFDLYQTYGFPVEMTESLLAEEGMEADVDGFRKEMEAHQQLSKQGSAFGGAVFVTGPLSHLQDRHPATEFVGYTALEAAGTVIGIVHEDALLDSVGPGETVALVLDRTPAYGEAGGQVGDCGVIVAEAGGEGEFRFDTVRREKGFFLHVGRVVSGRLEPGTAVVCRVEESNRMAIARNHTATHLLHNALREVLGKHARQAGSHVSPERLRFDFSNPTELGPDRLRRIEDIVNGHILADDPVVGTQMSLAEARGSGAIALFGETYGEVVRVIRIGDYSRELCGGTHCESTGRIGLCRITRESSVAGGVRRIEAVTGLCVLDRLRQREGLIAEVCRNLNTQEDDLLRRSAELPAELRTVQREIQQERRRAARQAAGGSLLEAAETIGDVRLVLAPFDGAPGELRSAADVLRKENAGLVCVLTAADAGKVALVVGVSADMVRRGVSARTLARAAADVLGGGGGGRDDLAQAGGPNADRLDEALDAVRKAVAQLHPA; from the coding sequence ATGCAGCCTTCCTCCCTCGCGGGGTTCCTCATCGCCATGAAGACCGACGACATACGCAAACGGTTCCTGGAGTACTTCCGGGCCCGCGACCACCGCATCGTGCCGCCCGACTCGCTGGTGCCCGCCCACGACCCCTCCCTGCTGTTCACCGGCGCCGGCATGAACCAGTTCAAGGACGAGTTCTATGGCCGGGGCGACCGTTCCCTCAAGCGCGCGGCCACCTGCCAGAAGTGCCTCCGCACCGGCGACATCGAGAACGTCGGCCGCACCGCTTCTCATCACACGTTCTTCGAGATGCTCGGCAACTTCTCCTTCGGCGACTACTTCAAACGCGAGGCGATCGAGTGGGGCTGGCGGTTCATGGTCGATGAGATGGGCCTGCCCGCGGAGTCTTTGGTCGTCACCGTCTACGAGGGCGACGACGAGGCCGAGCAGGTCTGGCGCGACGTGATCGGCATCCCGCCCGAGAGGATCTTCCGCTTCGGCGAAGGCGACAATTTCTGGCCGGAAAATGCGCGCTCCCAGGGCCCCGACGGCCCTTGCGGGCCCTGCAGCGAGATGCATTTCGACTCCGGCGGCGGCTGCGGCAAGCCCTCCTGCGACCCCTCCTGCGGCTGCGGGCGGTTCATCGAACTCTACAACCTCGTCTTCCAGCAGTACGACCGCCAGCCCGACGGAACGCTCGAACCCCTGCCCATGCGGAACATCGACACGGGCCTGGGCCTGGAGCGCATCGCGCGCGTCCTGCAGGGCGTGCCCACGAACTTCGACATCGACATCTTCCAGCCGATCATGCGCCAGGTCGCCGAGGTCTGCCGTCGGCCGGCCGACCCCGGTCCCGGCGCCGTCGCCGGGATGCGCCGCATCGCCCAGATGCGCCGCATCGCCCAGATGCGCCGAATCGCCGACCACGCCCGCGCGGTCGTCTTCTGCATCGCCGACGGCGTGCTGCCCAGCAACGAGGAACGCGGCTACGTGGTGCGGCGCCTGCTGCGCCGCGCCGTGCGCGACGGCGTGCAGCTCGGCGTCGACGGGCCGTTCCTGACGCAGTTGGTCCAGCCGGTCGTCGAGGCGTTTCGCGACCCCTACCCCGAACTGGCCGAGAGCCGCGGGCACATCGAGAACGTGATCGCCGAGGAGGAGAAGGCGTTCCAGAAGACCGTCGTGCGCGGGTCCCGGCTGCTCGCGCAGCACGTGTCCGAACTCCGGCGCCGGAACGTCACGGCGCTGCCCGGACGCGACGTCTTCGACCTGTACCAGACCTATGGCTTCCCGGTCGAAATGACCGAGTCCCTCCTGGCCGAGGAGGGCATGGAGGCCGACGTGGACGGCTTCCGCAAGGAGATGGAGGCCCACCAGCAGCTCTCCAAGCAGGGGTCCGCCTTCGGCGGCGCCGTCTTCGTCACCGGACCGCTCTCGCATCTGCAGGACCGCCACCCGGCCACCGAGTTCGTCGGCTACACCGCCCTGGAGGCCGCCGGGACGGTCATCGGCATCGTCCATGAGGACGCCCTGCTCGACTCCGTCGGCCCGGGCGAGACCGTCGCGCTGGTCCTGGACCGCACCCCCGCCTACGGCGAGGCCGGCGGGCAGGTCGGCGACTGCGGCGTGATCGTCGCGGAGGCCGGCGGCGAAGGCGAGTTCCGGTTCGATACCGTGCGGCGCGAGAAGGGCTTCTTCCTCCATGTCGGCCGCGTCGTCTCCGGCCGCCTGGAGCCCGGCACGGCGGTCGTCTGCCGCGTCGAAGAGTCGAACCGCATGGCCATCGCCCGCAATCACACGGCCACGCACCTCCTTCACAACGCCCTGCGCGAGGTGCTCGGCAAACACGCCCGGCAGGCGGGTTCGCACGTCTCCCCCGAGCGGCTGCGCTTCGACTTCTCGAACCCGACCGAACTCGGCCCCGACCGCCTCCGCCGCATCGAGGACATCGTCAACGGGCACATCCTGGCCGACGACCCCGTCGTCGGCACGCAGATGAGCCTGGCCGAGGCCCGCGGGAGCGGCGCCATCGCCCTGTTCGGCGAGACCTACGGCGAGGTCGTCCGCGTGATCCGCATCGGCGACTACAGCCGCGAACTCTGCGGCGGCACGCACTGCGAAAGCACCGGCCGGATCGGCCTCTGCCGCATCACGCGGGAGAGCAGCGTCGCCGGCGGCGTGCGCCGCATCGAGGCCGTCACGGGCCTGTGCGTCCTGGACCGGCTTCGCCAACGGGAGGGACTCATCGCCGAGGTCTGCCGCAACCTGAACACGCAGGAGGACGACCTGCTGCGGCGGTCGGCCGAGCTGCCCGCCGAGCTGCGCACCGTCCAGCGGGAGATCCAGCAGGAGCGCCGGCGCGCCGCCCGGCAGGCGGCCGGGGGCAGCCTGCTCGAGGCCGCCGAGACGATCGGCGACGTCCGCCTCGTGCTGGCGCCCTTCGACGGCGCCCCGGGCGAGTTGCGCAGCGCCGCCGACGTCCTGCGCAAGGAGAACGCCGGGCTCGTCTGCGTGCTCACCGCTGCGGACGCCGGCAAGGTGGCCCTGGTGGTCGGCGTCTCGGCCGACATGGTCCGGCGCGGCGTCAGCGCGCGCACGCTCGCCCGGGCGGCCGCCGACGTGCTCGGCGGCGGAGGCGGCGGGCGCGACGACCTGGCCCAGGCCGGCGGCCCCAACGCGGACCGCCTGGACGAGGCCCTCGACGCCGTCCGCAAGGCCGTGGCCCAACTCCACCCCGCCTGA
- a CDS encoding TolC family protein: MMGVRAPWSGAMLLLGLAVLTAAGCLRPRGEIYSELQWSRRVSYARWRDEADPDDCLVRVDGDLSVEEAVRLALEHNPTLQSTMLEREKARGRLYTARADGLPQVRVEAGYTRLDEGALVNTATGARGPRDNYSYQVNVTQPLYKGGAIAAGLDAARYYQLLSDEVVRQAVQDVAYQTVSTYYEVVLAEKLLQVQTEALEFAQANLRDVTAREERGVAIPFDRLRARVEVANVEAQVIQERNRLNRARTALMRLMGVSQKSEVAYVSDLTYVPVNADFETTVRTALLHRPELYRSELTILMQRAALEMAMSAYLPSLEAWGIFKRGRPDPHDSSRNDWAGQWQGGLRLAWTLFDGLRREGEVIQQRATVRQSLIDLADAEQHVFEEIKNALFDLTDADAMVRSQEFNLELAAEALRLVAIGVREGVNTELEVLDARSALTTAQGNYYQALHAHLQARHTLQRVVGLLAPEPGMTAVPDEVPPVEVLRRLEPLPASDEDGRVLYAEPVYALPVREDR; this comes from the coding sequence ATGATGGGCGTGAGGGCTCCCTGGTCGGGGGCAATGCTTCTGCTTGGCCTGGCGGTGCTGACGGCGGCGGGGTGCCTGCGGCCTCGGGGCGAGATCTACTCCGAGCTGCAGTGGTCCCGACGCGTCTCCTACGCACGCTGGCGCGACGAGGCGGACCCCGACGACTGCCTGGTGCGCGTGGACGGGGACCTGAGCGTCGAGGAGGCGGTCCGGCTGGCGCTGGAGCACAACCCGACGCTTCAGAGCACCATGCTGGAGCGGGAGAAGGCGCGCGGGCGCCTGTACACCGCCAGGGCCGACGGCCTGCCCCAGGTGCGTGTCGAGGCCGGCTACACGCGCCTGGACGAGGGGGCGCTGGTCAACACGGCGACGGGGGCGCGGGGCCCCAGGGACAACTACTCGTACCAGGTGAACGTGACACAGCCGCTCTACAAGGGTGGGGCCATCGCCGCCGGGCTGGACGCCGCCCGCTACTACCAGCTTCTGAGCGACGAGGTCGTCCGGCAGGCCGTTCAGGACGTGGCCTATCAGACGGTCTCGACGTACTACGAGGTCGTCCTGGCCGAGAAGCTGCTGCAGGTGCAGACGGAGGCGCTGGAGTTCGCACAGGCCAACCTGAGGGACGTCACGGCGCGCGAGGAGCGGGGGGTGGCCATCCCGTTCGACCGGCTGCGTGCGCGCGTGGAGGTCGCCAACGTCGAGGCGCAGGTGATCCAGGAGCGCAACCGTCTGAACCGGGCGCGCACGGCCCTGATGCGCCTCATGGGCGTCTCGCAGAAGAGCGAGGTCGCCTATGTCAGCGACCTGACGTACGTGCCCGTGAATGCGGACTTCGAGACGACCGTCCGCACGGCGCTGCTGCACCGGCCCGAACTCTACCGGTCCGAACTGACCATCCTGATGCAGCGGGCGGCGCTGGAGATGGCGATGTCCGCGTACCTGCCGTCGCTGGAGGCCTGGGGCATCTTCAAGAGGGGGCGCCCCGATCCGCACGACTCCTCGCGGAACGACTGGGCCGGGCAGTGGCAGGGCGGGCTGCGCCTGGCGTGGACGCTCTTCGACGGGCTGCGCCGGGAGGGCGAGGTGATCCAGCAGCGGGCCACCGTGCGCCAGAGCCTGATCGACCTTGCCGACGCCGAGCAGCACGTGTTCGAAGAGATCAAGAACGCCCTGTTCGACCTGACCGATGCGGACGCGATGGTCCGGTCCCAGGAGTTCAACCTGGAACTGGCCGCCGAGGCCCTGCGCCTGGTGGCCATCGGCGTCAGGGAGGGGGTGAACACGGAGCTGGAGGTGCTGGACGCCCGGTCGGCGCTGACGACCGCGCAGGGCAACTACTACCAGGCGCTGCACGCGCACCTGCAGGCGCGCCACACGCTGCAGCGGGTCGTCGGGCTGCTGGCGCCGGAGCCGGGCATGACGGCGGTGCCGGACGAGGTGCCGCCGGTGGAGGTCCTCAGGCGCCTGGAACCGCTGCCGGCCTCGGACGAGGACGGCCGCGTCCTGTATGCCGAGCCGGTCTACGCGCTGCCGGTGCGGGAGGACCGGTAG
- a CDS encoding DNA strand exchange inhibitor protein → MHEHAIKVLEFGKVVDILSAYAVSPRGKLLARSLRPMDEPAGIERALQETTEMVRALGREFTLPLGPVEDVSAAARRASGAGSPLEPSTFWRIAEALDTAHRVGNALRRLGGSYPALLALGDGLPRLPEMVARIRSTVDATGLVLDGASPALKAVRSRIRSIRGRIERRLLRLVNDPRIRPHLQYGNPTIHRERYVLPVNAYRKAEVRGLVHGSSDSGATLYVEPMEIVPLGNELGEALGEEEEEIRRVLWALTREVAAEAETIVEAVQRLAEVDLVRAKALMSAAFRMAEPQMAGAGALELVQARHPVLLHLTRPRDRTVPREADLDFEAVVPLDVRLGRDFRMIVITGPNTGGKTVVLKTVGLICLMARAGMHVPAQRAVVPLYDTVCADIGDEQSLEQSLSTFSSHVSRIIRILRTATRGSLVLLDELGAGTDPAEGSALGAAILKRLADLACSAIVVTHLGPLKSFAAGRPGVENASVDFDPRTLRPTYHLTIGTIGSSNALEIARRLGLPDEVLSAARELLNAQSAGEYGTILEEVRLVRQDAEERRERVLYLEQQAARLKADYEETLRRLRAQEDRQSADFGLRMQETLRELHEEADRLAEDLRHSHKAVSRRVRTVRDGLRGCLDDLAELLRGHRIERPLQAGDDVYVIRLHRWGTVERVHTRSGSARVRVGDAQVEVPVEDLQPWGRHADQP, encoded by the coding sequence ATGCACGAACACGCGATCAAGGTCCTGGAGTTCGGCAAGGTGGTCGACATCCTGTCGGCCTACGCCGTCAGTCCGCGCGGCAAGCTCCTGGCCCGCTCCCTGCGCCCGATGGACGAGCCCGCCGGCATCGAGCGCGCCCTGCAGGAGACGACCGAGATGGTCCGGGCGCTGGGCCGGGAGTTCACCCTGCCCCTCGGCCCCGTCGAGGACGTCTCGGCCGCCGCGCGCCGGGCGTCGGGCGCCGGGTCGCCCCTGGAGCCGTCCACGTTCTGGCGGATCGCCGAAGCCCTCGACACGGCCCATCGGGTGGGCAATGCGCTGCGACGGCTCGGGGGCTCCTACCCGGCCCTTCTGGCGCTCGGCGACGGCCTGCCCCGGTTGCCGGAGATGGTCGCGCGCATCCGCAGCACGGTCGACGCCACGGGTCTCGTGCTGGACGGAGCGAGCCCCGCCCTCAAGGCCGTGCGCAGCCGCATCCGCTCTATCCGGGGCCGCATCGAGCGGCGGCTCCTGCGCCTGGTCAACGACCCCCGGATCCGCCCCCATCTGCAGTATGGCAACCCGACGATCCACCGCGAGCGCTACGTGCTCCCGGTGAATGCGTATCGGAAGGCGGAGGTCCGCGGCCTTGTCCACGGCTCGTCAGACAGCGGCGCCACGCTGTACGTCGAGCCGATGGAGATCGTGCCCCTCGGCAACGAGCTGGGCGAGGCGCTGGGCGAGGAGGAGGAGGAGATCCGCCGCGTGCTCTGGGCCCTGACGCGCGAGGTGGCTGCCGAGGCGGAGACGATCGTCGAGGCCGTCCAGCGCCTGGCGGAGGTGGACCTGGTGCGGGCCAAGGCCCTGATGAGCGCCGCCTTCCGCATGGCCGAACCGCAGATGGCGGGGGCCGGCGCACTGGAACTCGTGCAGGCCCGCCACCCGGTGCTGCTCCATCTGACCCGGCCGCGGGACCGGACCGTCCCGAGGGAAGCCGATCTGGACTTCGAGGCGGTCGTGCCCCTCGACGTGCGGCTGGGACGCGACTTCCGCATGATCGTCATCACCGGCCCCAACACGGGCGGCAAGACGGTGGTGCTCAAGACCGTCGGCCTCATCTGCCTGATGGCCCGCGCCGGCATGCACGTGCCCGCGCAGCGCGCCGTGGTGCCCCTGTACGACACCGTCTGCGCCGACATCGGAGACGAACAGAGCCTGGAGCAGAGCCTCAGCACCTTCAGCTCCCACGTGTCACGCATCATCCGCATCCTGCGCACGGCCACGCGCGGCAGCCTGGTGCTCCTGGACGAACTGGGCGCCGGCACCGACCCCGCCGAGGGCAGCGCGCTCGGCGCCGCCATCCTGAAGCGCCTGGCCGACCTGGCCTGCAGCGCCATCGTGGTGACCCACCTGGGCCCGCTGAAGTCGTTCGCCGCCGGCCGCCCCGGGGTGGAGAACGCCTCGGTCGACTTCGACCCCCGCACGCTCCGCCCCACCTACCACCTGACCATCGGCACCATCGGCAGCTCCAACGCACTGGAGATCGCCCGGCGGCTCGGCCTGCCGGACGAGGTCCTGTCGGCCGCCCGCGAGCTGCTCAACGCGCAGTCCGCCGGGGAGTACGGCACCATCCTCGAGGAGGTCCGGCTGGTGCGGCAGGATGCCGAGGAGCGCCGCGAGCGCGTCCTGTATCTGGAGCAGCAGGCCGCCCGCCTGAAGGCGGACTACGAGGAGACCCTCCGCCGACTCCGAGCCCAGGAGGACCGCCAGAGCGCCGACTTCGGCCTGCGCATGCAGGAGACGCTTCGCGAGCTGCACGAGGAGGCGGACCGCCTGGCCGAGGACCTGCGCCACAGCCACAAGGCCGTTTCCAGGCGCGTGCGGACGGTGCGCGACGGCCTGCGGGGATGCCTGGACGACCTGGCCGAACTGCTCCGGGGCCATCGCATCGAACGGCCCCTGCAGGCGGGCGACGACGTCTACGTCATTCGCCTCCATCGGTGGGGTACCGTCGAGCGCGTCCACACCCGCTCCGGCAGCGCCCGGGTGCGCGTCGGCGACGCACAGGTCGAGGTGCCCGTCGAGGACCTGCAGCCCTGGGGCCGGCACGCCGACCAGCCCTGA
- a CDS encoding DNA polymerase III subunit chi, translated as MATTPEKIAEYVELASPDRRMVEACERTRMHYEGGRTVAVHVPDADEAAELDKTLWTFRREAFIPHVRLEEAEGPVVEPVVLFGGDAPDLGADVLVVLTAGDLPEGFERFAHIIDFAEVYDEARRGAGRRRFAACQAAGYRMRFVKA; from the coding sequence ATGGCCACCACACCCGAGAAGATCGCCGAGTACGTCGAACTGGCCTCCCCCGACCGGCGCATGGTCGAGGCGTGCGAGCGCACCCGGATGCACTACGAGGGCGGGCGCACCGTGGCCGTCCACGTCCCCGACGCCGACGAGGCCGCCGAGCTGGACAAGACGCTGTGGACGTTCCGTCGGGAGGCGTTCATCCCGCACGTCCGGCTGGAGGAAGCCGAGGGCCCCGTGGTTGAGCCGGTGGTCCTGTTCGGCGGCGACGCGCCGGACCTGGGGGCCGACGTCCTGGTCGTCCTGACCGCCGGCGACCTGCCCGAGGGCTTCGAACGGTTCGCCCACATCATCGACTTCGCCGAGGTGTACGACGAAGCCCGCCGCGGGGCCGGCCGCCGCCGCTTCGCCGCCTGCCAGGCCGCCGGCTACCGCATGCGCTTCGTCAAGGCGTAG
- a CDS encoding pyridoxine 5'-phosphate synthase produces the protein MALLGVNVDHVATVRQARRTYEPDPVWAAAEAQIGGADILTVHLRMDRRHINDRDLRLMRETVSIDLNLEMSLDPEIVDIALQTAPHMVTIVPENRQEVTTEGGLDAIGQSARVEGAVRSFAERGIPVSLFIDPEEGQIRRAAELGVAMVELHTGAYANAASPGERQARLTELADGAALGRQVGLTVNAGHGLTYANVAPVLCALRPHELHIGHSIIARALFVGIREAVHQMKEIIWRTEVLDA, from the coding sequence ATGGCACTGCTGGGAGTGAACGTCGACCACGTGGCCACGGTCCGGCAGGCCCGCCGCACGTATGAGCCGGACCCCGTCTGGGCGGCCGCCGAGGCCCAGATCGGCGGGGCCGACATCCTGACCGTCCACCTGCGCATGGACCGCCGCCACATCAACGACCGCGACCTCCGGCTCATGCGCGAAACGGTCTCGATCGACCTGAACCTGGAGATGTCCCTGGACCCCGAGATCGTCGACATCGCCCTCCAGACGGCCCCCCACATGGTCACCATCGTGCCCGAGAACCGCCAGGAGGTCACCACCGAGGGCGGCCTCGACGCCATCGGGCAGAGCGCCCGTGTCGAGGGCGCCGTGCGCTCGTTCGCCGAACGCGGCATCCCGGTCAGCCTGTTCATCGACCCCGAGGAGGGCCAGATACGCCGCGCCGCCGAACTCGGCGTCGCCATGGTGGAACTCCACACCGGCGCCTACGCCAACGCCGCGTCCCCCGGCGAACGCCAGGCCCGCCTGACCGAACTGGCCGACGGCGCCGCGCTGGGCCGACAGGTCGGGCTGACCGTCAACGCCGGCCACGGCCTCACCTACGCAAACGTGGCCCCCGTCCTTTGCGCCCTGCGGCCGCACGAACTGCACATCGGGCACAGCATCATCGCCCGCGCGCTCTTCGTGGGCATCAGGGAGGCCGTGCACCAGATGAAGGAGATCATCTGGCGCACGGAGGTCCTGGACGCCTGA
- a CDS encoding TIGR00159 family protein → MDELLRRITQWLTVWSPTVVRVALEVLIIFAIVYAFLRIMQGTRGAGVLKGLAFFVAILAVVAILVTQVWWIELETLHWVFTSFVPVILVPLIILFQPEIRRGLIRLGQNPLFRVFFRPHSGFTDELVKATFSLSRDKLGGLIAIEREVGLRGYVEAGVRLDADVSAELIKTIFWPGTPLHDGAIVISQQKIAAAGCLFPLTENPQFSKEMGTRHRAGVGITEESDAAAIIISEQTGRVSLAVGGSLQRELDEKSLRRALEDLAAEAEIKE, encoded by the coding sequence ATGGATGAACTCCTGCGGCGCATCACGCAGTGGCTGACGGTCTGGTCGCCGACCGTTGTGCGCGTTGCGCTGGAAGTGCTCATCATCTTCGCGATCGTCTACGCGTTCCTGCGCATCATGCAGGGGACGCGCGGCGCGGGCGTGCTGAAGGGCCTGGCCTTCTTCGTGGCCATCCTGGCCGTCGTCGCCATCCTGGTGACCCAGGTGTGGTGGATCGAGCTGGAGACCCTTCACTGGGTCTTCACCAGCTTCGTGCCGGTCATCCTGGTGCCGCTGATCATCCTGTTCCAGCCCGAGATCCGCCGTGGGCTGATCCGGCTGGGTCAGAACCCGCTCTTCCGCGTGTTCTTCCGGCCGCACAGCGGCTTCACGGACGAGCTGGTCAAGGCCACCTTCAGCCTCTCGCGCGACAAGCTGGGCGGCCTGATCGCCATCGAGCGCGAGGTCGGCCTGCGCGGCTACGTGGAGGCGGGTGTCCGGCTGGACGCCGACGTGTCTGCCGAACTGATCAAGACCATCTTCTGGCCGGGCACGCCGCTGCACGACGGGGCGATCGTCATCAGCCAGCAGAAGATCGCGGCGGCCGGCTGCCTGTTCCCCCTGACCGAGAACCCGCAGTTCAGCAAGGAGATGGGCACGAGGCACCGCGCCGGGGTGGGCATCACCGAGGAATCGGACGCGGCCGCCATCATCATCAGCGAGCAGACCGGCCGGGTCTCGCTGGCCGTCGGCGGCTCACTGCAGCGGGAACTGGATGAGAAGTCGCTTCGACGCGCCCTGGAGGACCTGGCCGCCGAAGCCGAGATCAAGGAGTAG
- the folP gene encoding dihydropteroate synthase: MELPSGRVLDTGERPLVMGVLNVTPDSFSDGGQFLAPESALAQARRMCAEGADIIDIGGESTRPGSEPVSADEEMRRVLPVVEALAASSDVPISIDTQKAAVAAAALEAGAQIINDTSALRTDPDMAAVAARADAALVLMHMQGTPRTMQADPAYGEVVADVKAWLAERLERATAAGIPPDRLIVDPGFGFGKTLLHNLELLRRLGELHGLGRPLLVGTSRKSMLGAILKARAGERLSATLATVACAVMAGCHIVRVHDVRPALEVVKVCEAVRRGARYEHG; this comes from the coding sequence ATGGAGCTGCCGTCCGGCCGGGTGCTCGACACCGGCGAACGCCCCCTCGTGATGGGCGTGCTCAACGTCACACCGGACTCGTTCAGCGACGGCGGGCAGTTCCTGGCGCCGGAGTCCGCCCTGGCACAGGCGCGCCGGATGTGCGCGGAAGGCGCCGACATCATCGACATCGGCGGCGAGAGCACGCGGCCGGGCAGCGAGCCGGTCTCCGCCGACGAGGAGATGCGGCGCGTCCTGCCGGTCGTCGAGGCGCTGGCGGCATCGTCGGACGTGCCCATCAGCATCGACACGCAGAAGGCGGCCGTCGCCGCCGCCGCCCTGGAGGCCGGAGCCCAGATCATCAACGACACCAGCGCGCTGCGCACGGACCCCGACATGGCGGCCGTGGCCGCCCGCGCGGACGCCGCGCTGGTGCTGATGCACATGCAGGGCACGCCGCGGACCATGCAGGCGGACCCGGCCTACGGCGAGGTGGTCGCGGACGTCAAGGCGTGGCTCGCCGAACGGCTGGAGCGGGCCACGGCGGCGGGCATTCCGCCGGACCGGCTGATCGTCGATCCCGGCTTCGGCTTCGGCAAGACGCTCCTCCACAACCTGGAGCTGCTGAGGCGCCTGGGAGAGCTGCACGGGCTGGGCAGGCCGCTCCTGGTCGGGACCTCGCGCAAGTCGATGCTCGGGGCCATCCTGAAGGCGCGGGCCGGCGAACGGCTGTCCGCCACGCTGGCCACGGTCGCCTGTGCCGTCATGGCCGGTTGCCACATCGTGCGCGTGCACGACGTTCGGCCGGCCCTGGAGGTGGTGAAGGTCTGCGAGGCCGTCCGACGGGGAGCGCGCTACGAGCATGGATGA